From Andrena cerasifolii isolate SP2316 chromosome 12, iyAndCera1_principal, whole genome shotgun sequence, a single genomic window includes:
- the LOC143375170 gene encoding uncharacterized protein LOC143375170 isoform X8: MFLESNWTWLAERWGNMADLAERVDDLICSFDSAGDTTMDTLSMLIFGWMLFGLVVLCVGKYVYNRFVLNEVASATVFAAKDGYVVHGDNVGVSSGGGGGGGGSSIGSAGKSVLPSKQKVPVSVSATLPAGKSSVTSGGGSGGGGTGSASGPGPATPGTTSVIGTTPSAYVPPTPPVRKRLTARKTSGALISPARSSRSLHLPTATGADAEAVRWVNEIIVWLYSDPAILDQVLTVWVASLNQFTTNSADEHGVGVEFVRVLPETHPPNLSNIFCECDSKDDVTITCDCEATPALQLKAFRRRAEKLEVSHYRVNVNRFRARLNVICITEKLLLDLKCDGWPEVKVSLAPVGTIKKDLDENQLQEVVTEIVTAALRGTSVHLNLFQYPNCPRLWREPVTPQSGFSMPVHYDSMNTSTGSLPSQRQRVPAHSQLTTQNQYVAGDKRLLVKVVRAAELGGEQGAVEPYCIVELDDPPQKNQTSVKKDTRNPLWDEAFLFDVNRNTSEVLLEVYDRVNKSQRFLGLGIVGVDELLANPSQRQIIPLQNRPYEEDNITGTLTVEFLFIEGAEVPQIGNKPYKVKETIKPVSPTPRIYNPTNLISDNSLNYNNDYLMNGNVVDSPYRTGQTNGNKGTLIVHSQQRVALTESGNWHEISPEHGPKDASAAESTPNSSNSEERGRTRRKRRDFFGTIKKRLSRSKTRSRSVGPEGDANHEDAHSRSISADRARDPGSAGLSIPGREEQSRRSSLSEASGISGASTRTYVNEASTLVLETLENGIKKHYLVPLSLAQKSKWRKKGTKLHIFNDHTFIAKHMTGGTVCEVCKRTLARRLGKQGYECRDCQMKCHKHCHVKVDTTCPMSTIQSIELSYIKVPRLERKSSIRIC; the protein is encoded by the exons ATGTTTTTGGAATCCAATTGGACTTGGTTGGCCGAACGATGGGGCAATATGGCCGACTTGGCCGAGCGGGTGGACGATCTGATATGCAGTTTCGACTCGGCTGGTGATACGACCATGGATACGTTATCGATGTTGATATTCGGCTGGATGTTATTCGGATTGGTGGTACTGTGCGTCGGGAAATACGTTTACAATCGTTTCGTTTTGAACGAGGTCGCTTCCGCGACGGTATTTGCCGCCAAGGACGGCTACGTCGTTCATGGTGATAACGTCGGTGTTAGTAgcggtggcggtggtggtggtggcggcagCTCTATCGGTAGTGCTGGCAAATCGGTTTTGCCCAGCAAACAAAAAGTCCCCGTTTCTGTTTCGGCCACTTTGCCAGCCGGAAAGTCTTCCGTAACGAGCGGCGGCGGGAGCGGTGGCGGTGGCACCGGTTCCGCTTCCGGCCCCGGCCCTGCCACCCCCGGGACCACTTCCGTAATCGGTACCACGCCATCGGCTTATGTCCCGCCAACTCCACCCGTTCGCAAACGCCTGACCGCCAGAAAAACTTCCGGCGCTTTGATCAGCCCAGCGAGGAGCTCCAGAAGCTTGCATCTGCCGACTGCGACGGGTGCAGACGCCGAGGCGGTGCGCTGGGTCAACGAGATTATCGTCTGGCTTTATTCCGATCCTGCGATTCTCGATCAAGTATTGACTGTTTGGGTCGCCTCTCTCAACCAGTTTACCACCAACTCCGCCGACGAG CACGGAGTTGGAGTGGAGTTTGTTCGTGTTCTTCCCGAAACCCACCCGCCGAATCTGTCCAATATCTTCTGCGAGTGTGATTCCAAAGACGACGTG ACAATCACCTGCGATTGCGAAGCTACTCCAGCATTGCAGTTGAAAGCGTTTCGTCGGAGAGCTGAGAAATTAGAAGTCAGTCACTACCGAGTAAACGTGAACCGTTTTCGCGCGCGACTTAACGTCATTTGCATTACCGAGAAACTTCTTCTGGATTTGAAATGCGACGGCTGGCCAGAG GTGAAAGTTTCCCTGGCCCCTGTGGGCACGATAAAGAAAGATCTGGATGAGAACCAGCTGCAGGAAGTTGTAACAGAAATCGTGACAGCCGCGCTGCGTGGCACCAGCGTTCATCTAAATCTGTTCCAATACCCGAATTGCCCGCGCCTATGGAGGGAGCCGGTCACGCCGCAATCAGGCTTCTCAATGCCGGTCCATTACGACAGTATG AATACATCCACCGGCTCGCTTCCATCTCAGCGACAACGGGTACCAGCTCACAGCCAGCTCACGACGCAGAATCAATACGTGGCCGGTGACAAACGATTGCTGGTCAAAGTGGTGAGAGCGGCGGAGCTCGGGGGCGAGCAGGGTGCCGTGGAGCCGTATTGCATCGTCGAACTGGACGATCCTCCTCAGAAGAATCAAACGTCCGTGAAGAAAGACACGCGAAATCCACTCTGGGACGAAGCATTCCTATT CGACGTGAATCGTAACACGTCGGAAGTGTTGTTGGAAGTTTACGACCGTGTGAATAAATCTCAACGATTCTTGGGCCTGGGAATTGTCGGAGTGGACGAGCTTCTGGCAAATCCAAGTCAGCGACAGATAATACCCCTTCAGAATCGGCCCTACGAAGAAGACAACATTACGGGCACCCTAACGGTCGAG TTTCTGTTCATCGAGGGTGCAGAGGTGCCTCAAATTGGGAACAAACCTTACAAGGTGAAGGAGACGATAAAGCCTGTGTCACCGACTCCTCGTATCTACAATCCGACAAATCTCATCAGCGACAATAGTCTGAATTACAACAATG ACTATCTGATGAACGGCAACGTCGTTGACTCGCCTTACAGAACTGGCCAGACCAATGGGAACAAGGGAACACTGATCGTGCACAGCCAGCAAAGG GTCGCACTGACGGAAAGCGGCAATTGGCACGAAATATCCCCAGAG CATGGACCGAAAGACGCCAGCGCGGCGGAAAGTACGCCGAATTCTTCCAACTCTGAAG AACGAGGGAGGACGCGAAGAAAACGTCGGGACTTCTTTGGCACGATAAAGAAACGACTAAGCCGATCGAAAACGAGGAGCAGATCGGTTGGGCCCGAAGGCGACGCGAATCACGAGGATGCCCACTCCAGATCTATATCCGCGGACAGAGCGCGCGATCCTGGCTCCG CTGGTTTATCGATACCAGGGAGAGAAGAGCAGTCGAGGCGTTCCAGTTTGAGTGAGGCATCTGGTATAAGTGGAGCGTCCACCCGAACTTACGTCAACGAGGCTTCCACTCTAGTTCTTGAAACGTTGGAGAACGgtattaaaaa GCATTATTTAGTACCGCTGTCGCTAGCGCAGAAGAGTAAGTGGAGGAAAAAGGGCACCAAGCTTCACATATTCAACGATCACACCTTCATAGCGAAGCACATGACCGG CGGAACTGTGTGCGAAGTGTGTAAGCGAACACTCGCGAGAAGATTGGGCAAACAAGGCTACGAATGTAGGGACTGCCAAATGAAATGTCACAAGCACTGTCACGTTAAAGTTGACACCACTTGTCCCATGTCTACCATTCAAAGCATCGAACT ATCTTACATAAAGGTACCACGGCTCGAGCGAAAATCGTCGATCCGTATATGCTGA
- the LOC143375170 gene encoding uncharacterized protein LOC143375170 isoform X4, whose protein sequence is MFLESNWTWLAERWGNMADLAERVDDLICSFDSAGDTTMDTLSMLIFGWMLFGLVVLCVGKYVYNRFVLNEVASATVFAAKDGYVVHGDNVGVSSGGGGGGGGSSIGSAGKSVLPSKQKVPVSVSATLPAGKSSVTSGGGSGGGGTGSASGPGPATPGTTSVIGTTPSAYVPPTPPVRKRLTARKTSGALISPARSSRSLHLPTATGADAEAVRWVNEIIVWLYSDPAILDQVLTVWVASLNQFTTNSADEHGVGVEFVRVLPETHPPNLSNIFCECDSKDDVTITCDCEATPALQLKAFRRRAEKLEVSHYRVNVNRFRARLNVICITEKLLLDLKCDGWPEVKVSLAPVGTIKKDLDENQLQEVVTEIVTAALRGTSVHLNLFQYPNCPRLWREPVTPQSGFSMPVHYDSMNTSTGSLPSQRQRVPAHSQLTTQNQYVAGDKRLLVKVVRAAELGGEQGAVEPYCIVELDDPPQKNQTSVKKDTRNPLWDEAFLFDVNRNTSEVLLEVYDRVNKSQRFLGLGIVGVDELLANPSQRQIIPLQNRPYEEDNITGTLTVEFLFIEGAEVPQIGNKPYKVKETIKPVSPTPRIYNPTNLISDNSLNYNNGNSTLILYDSTVQSEGDYLMNGNVVDSPYRTGQTNGNKGTLIVHSQQRQPERQVVKVALTESGNWHEISPEHGPKDASAAESTPNSSNSEERGRTRRKRRDFFGTIKKRLSRSKTRSRSVGPEGDANHEDAHSRSISADRARDPGSAGLSIPGREEQSRRSSLSEASGISGASTRTYVNEASTLVLETLENGIKKHYLVPLSLAQKSKWRKKGTKLHIFNDHTFIAKHMTGGTVCEVCKRTLARRLGKQGYECRDCQMKCHKHCHVKVDTTCPMSTIQSIELSLLPVLSE, encoded by the exons ATGTTTTTGGAATCCAATTGGACTTGGTTGGCCGAACGATGGGGCAATATGGCCGACTTGGCCGAGCGGGTGGACGATCTGATATGCAGTTTCGACTCGGCTGGTGATACGACCATGGATACGTTATCGATGTTGATATTCGGCTGGATGTTATTCGGATTGGTGGTACTGTGCGTCGGGAAATACGTTTACAATCGTTTCGTTTTGAACGAGGTCGCTTCCGCGACGGTATTTGCCGCCAAGGACGGCTACGTCGTTCATGGTGATAACGTCGGTGTTAGTAgcggtggcggtggtggtggtggcggcagCTCTATCGGTAGTGCTGGCAAATCGGTTTTGCCCAGCAAACAAAAAGTCCCCGTTTCTGTTTCGGCCACTTTGCCAGCCGGAAAGTCTTCCGTAACGAGCGGCGGCGGGAGCGGTGGCGGTGGCACCGGTTCCGCTTCCGGCCCCGGCCCTGCCACCCCCGGGACCACTTCCGTAATCGGTACCACGCCATCGGCTTATGTCCCGCCAACTCCACCCGTTCGCAAACGCCTGACCGCCAGAAAAACTTCCGGCGCTTTGATCAGCCCAGCGAGGAGCTCCAGAAGCTTGCATCTGCCGACTGCGACGGGTGCAGACGCCGAGGCGGTGCGCTGGGTCAACGAGATTATCGTCTGGCTTTATTCCGATCCTGCGATTCTCGATCAAGTATTGACTGTTTGGGTCGCCTCTCTCAACCAGTTTACCACCAACTCCGCCGACGAG CACGGAGTTGGAGTGGAGTTTGTTCGTGTTCTTCCCGAAACCCACCCGCCGAATCTGTCCAATATCTTCTGCGAGTGTGATTCCAAAGACGACGTG ACAATCACCTGCGATTGCGAAGCTACTCCAGCATTGCAGTTGAAAGCGTTTCGTCGGAGAGCTGAGAAATTAGAAGTCAGTCACTACCGAGTAAACGTGAACCGTTTTCGCGCGCGACTTAACGTCATTTGCATTACCGAGAAACTTCTTCTGGATTTGAAATGCGACGGCTGGCCAGAG GTGAAAGTTTCCCTGGCCCCTGTGGGCACGATAAAGAAAGATCTGGATGAGAACCAGCTGCAGGAAGTTGTAACAGAAATCGTGACAGCCGCGCTGCGTGGCACCAGCGTTCATCTAAATCTGTTCCAATACCCGAATTGCCCGCGCCTATGGAGGGAGCCGGTCACGCCGCAATCAGGCTTCTCAATGCCGGTCCATTACGACAGTATG AATACATCCACCGGCTCGCTTCCATCTCAGCGACAACGGGTACCAGCTCACAGCCAGCTCACGACGCAGAATCAATACGTGGCCGGTGACAAACGATTGCTGGTCAAAGTGGTGAGAGCGGCGGAGCTCGGGGGCGAGCAGGGTGCCGTGGAGCCGTATTGCATCGTCGAACTGGACGATCCTCCTCAGAAGAATCAAACGTCCGTGAAGAAAGACACGCGAAATCCACTCTGGGACGAAGCATTCCTATT CGACGTGAATCGTAACACGTCGGAAGTGTTGTTGGAAGTTTACGACCGTGTGAATAAATCTCAACGATTCTTGGGCCTGGGAATTGTCGGAGTGGACGAGCTTCTGGCAAATCCAAGTCAGCGACAGATAATACCCCTTCAGAATCGGCCCTACGAAGAAGACAACATTACGGGCACCCTAACGGTCGAG TTTCTGTTCATCGAGGGTGCAGAGGTGCCTCAAATTGGGAACAAACCTTACAAGGTGAAGGAGACGATAAAGCCTGTGTCACCGACTCCTCGTATCTACAATCCGACAAATCTCATCAGCGACAATAGTCTGAATTACAACAATGGTAACAGCACACTTATCTTGTACGACTCTACCGTTCAATCCGAAGGGG ACTATCTGATGAACGGCAACGTCGTTGACTCGCCTTACAGAACTGGCCAGACCAATGGGAACAAGGGAACACTGATCGTGCACAGCCAGCAAAGG CAACCGGAGCGGCAGGTGGTTAAG GTCGCACTGACGGAAAGCGGCAATTGGCACGAAATATCCCCAGAG CATGGACCGAAAGACGCCAGCGCGGCGGAAAGTACGCCGAATTCTTCCAACTCTGAAG AACGAGGGAGGACGCGAAGAAAACGTCGGGACTTCTTTGGCACGATAAAGAAACGACTAAGCCGATCGAAAACGAGGAGCAGATCGGTTGGGCCCGAAGGCGACGCGAATCACGAGGATGCCCACTCCAGATCTATATCCGCGGACAGAGCGCGCGATCCTGGCTCCG CTGGTTTATCGATACCAGGGAGAGAAGAGCAGTCGAGGCGTTCCAGTTTGAGTGAGGCATCTGGTATAAGTGGAGCGTCCACCCGAACTTACGTCAACGAGGCTTCCACTCTAGTTCTTGAAACGTTGGAGAACGgtattaaaaa GCATTATTTAGTACCGCTGTCGCTAGCGCAGAAGAGTAAGTGGAGGAAAAAGGGCACCAAGCTTCACATATTCAACGATCACACCTTCATAGCGAAGCACATGACCGG CGGAACTGTGTGCGAAGTGTGTAAGCGAACACTCGCGAGAAGATTGGGCAAACAAGGCTACGAATGTAGGGACTGCCAAATGAAATGTCACAAGCACTGTCACGTTAAAGTTGACACCACTTGTCCCATGTCTACCATTCAAAGCATCGAACT GTCTCTACTGCCAGTGCTCAGTGAATAG